A window of Clostridium sp. 'White wine YQ' contains these coding sequences:
- a CDS encoding ABC transporter ATP-binding protein produces the protein MLENILEVKNLNKEFRGFKLENISFNLEKGSIMGFVGENGAGKTTTIKLILNAIGKSAGTIKIMGKDNVQDEVYVKSQIGYVPDESYFMEGSTLINHSKAIKNFYECWNENKFRKYASLWKLPLDIKISEFSKGMKTKAMLALALAHEPKLLILDEPTAGLDPIARIEVLDILREFVEDGERSVFFSTHITSDLDKIADYITVIHKGRILQSIAIDKFEENYILLSGGIEEIKGLEKEFIGIRKGEVTFEGLILREKANKYFANIRGSKPNVENLLTFSVWGN, from the coding sequence ATGCTAGAGAATATATTAGAGGTTAAAAATTTAAACAAAGAATTTCGTGGATTTAAGTTAGAAAATATATCATTTAATCTAGAAAAAGGCAGCATAATGGGCTTTGTAGGTGAAAATGGTGCAGGAAAGACAACAACTATAAAATTGATTTTAAATGCCATAGGAAAATCCGCAGGAACTATAAAGATAATGGGTAAAGATAATGTTCAGGATGAGGTATATGTAAAATCACAAATTGGATACGTTCCAGATGAAAGTTATTTCATGGAAGGCTCTACTTTGATAAATCACTCAAAAGCTATAAAAAATTTTTATGAATGTTGGAACGAAAATAAATTTAGAAAATATGCATCCTTGTGGAAGTTGCCATTAGATATTAAGATAAGTGAGTTTTCTAAAGGTATGAAGACTAAAGCAATGTTAGCACTAGCGTTAGCTCATGAACCTAAACTATTAATATTAGATGAGCCAACAGCAGGGTTAGATCCAATAGCAAGGATTGAAGTACTAGATATACTTAGAGAATTTGTAGAAGATGGTGAAAGATCAGTATTTTTTTCAACACATATAACCTCTGATTTAGATAAGATTGCTGACTACATTACTGTGATTCACAAGGGAAGAATATTACAAAGCATAGCAATTGATAAATTTGAAGAAAATTATATCTTATTATCAGGTGGAATTGAGGAAATTAAGGGGTTAGAGAAAGAATTTATCGGTATAAGAAAAGGTGAAGTTACTTTTGAAGGGCTTATTTTAAGAGAAAAAGCAAATAAATATTTTGCAAATATTAGAGGAAGTAAACCCAATGTTGAAAATCTATTAACCTTCAGTGTTTGGGGGAATTAG
- a CDS encoding GntR family transcriptional regulator: MNINIDYSSDLPMYEQIEICIKENILLGKIKFNEALPSVRQLSKELNISTITTKRAYMDLEREGYIYTVSGKGTFVNSIDTTKLLKEKREKLLEEYKMKVLEIKEAGVSKEDIIKIIEELYRG, translated from the coding sequence ATGAATATAAACATTGATTATAGCAGTGATTTGCCTATGTATGAACAGATTGAGATTTGTATAAAAGAAAATATACTTTTAGGAAAAATAAAATTTAATGAAGCTCTTCCTTCAGTAAGACAATTATCTAAAGAATTAAATATTAGTACGATTACCACCAAAAGGGCATATATGGATTTAGAACGTGAGGGGTATATCTACACCGTTTCAGGTAAGGGGACATTTGTAAATAGCATAGATACTACTAAACTTTTAAAAGAGAAAAGAGAGAAACTTTTAGAAGAATATAAGATGAAAGTACTAGAGATTAAAGAAGCTGGGGTAAGTAAAGAAGATATTATAAAAATAATTGAGGAGTTATACAGGGGGTAG
- the splB gene encoding spore photoproduct lyase has protein sequence MFIPKRVIFENDALNYPLGEELLEKFKSNSDIEIMYSKNGRITGIPGTNPSEKYLESKSTLVVGVRKTLEFQSCKPSAHYQLPLVSGCMGMCEYCYLNTQMGKKPYIKIHVNIEEILKKADKYINERLPEITIFEGAATSDPVPVEGYTGALRTAIEYFGENTNSKFRFVTKYNDIDGLLDIKHNGRTTIRFSINASEVIRKFEHNTSLLDDRLDAALKVSNAGYPLGFIIAPVFLYDNWEEDYNILMDKIDKMFIGKNPMFEVISHRFTKRAKDNILSIYPKSLLPMEEEIRKFKYGQFGYGKYVYKDEELKNMKEFFKERITKSFGEGAINYII, from the coding sequence ATGTTTATACCTAAGCGAGTAATATTTGAAAATGATGCTTTAAATTATCCTTTAGGTGAAGAACTATTAGAAAAATTTAAATCCAATAGTGATATCGAAATAATGTACTCTAAAAATGGAAGAATCACAGGAATTCCGGGAACAAACCCTAGTGAAAAATACTTAGAAAGCAAAAGTACCTTAGTAGTTGGAGTTAGAAAAACTTTAGAGTTTCAATCCTGTAAGCCTTCTGCACATTATCAATTGCCATTAGTAAGTGGTTGTATGGGTATGTGTGAATACTGCTATTTAAATACTCAAATGGGAAAGAAACCCTATATAAAGATTCATGTAAATATTGAAGAGATTCTAAAAAAGGCTGATAAATATATAAATGAAAGACTTCCTGAAATTACAATATTTGAAGGTGCAGCAACTTCAGACCCGGTACCTGTTGAAGGGTATACTGGAGCATTAAGAACTGCAATTGAATATTTTGGTGAAAATACTAATTCAAAATTTCGTTTTGTGACTAAATATAATGATATAGATGGGCTTTTAGATATTAAGCATAATGGAAGAACAACAATAAGATTTAGCATAAATGCAAGTGAAGTTATTCGAAAATTTGAGCATAATACATCACTTTTAGATGATAGGCTTGATGCGGCATTAAAAGTATCAAATGCTGGCTATCCATTAGGATTTATCATAGCTCCAGTGTTTTTATATGATAATTGGGAAGAGGATTATAATATACTAATGGACAAAATTGATAAGATGTTTATTGGGAAAAACCCAATGTTTGAAGTTATATCCCATAGGTTTACTAAAAGAGCAAAAGACAATATATTAAGTATTTATCCCAAAAGCTTATTACCAATGGAGGAGGAAATAAGAAAGTTTAAGTATGGGCAATTTGGTTACGGTAAATATGTATATAAGGATGAGGAATTAAAGAATATGAAGGAATTCTTTAAAGAGAGAATCACTAAGAGTTTTGGAGAGGGAGCTATAAATTATATAATATAG
- a CDS encoding NAD(P)/FAD-dependent oxidoreductase, producing the protein MPHYGNLQKVRDGKRTFGITPHIPGGFITPDNLIKIAEVAKKYNAVLKITSGQRILITNLQEEDLENIWNELGMEPAVKNIYSVKNVEICPAAFCKRSKANTMTIGMRLSKKFHGASMPNRAKIGVAGCRNACGGVYSKDVGVIADKTGFRVTAGGSSGYNPRIADIIAVDVTEEIAYELVEKIFAFYQKNASFGEKVSDFIERIGLDKFKKGVDAQDPKEFDYNHQNEIV; encoded by the coding sequence ATGCCACACTATGGTAATTTACAAAAAGTTAGAGATGGAAAAAGAACTTTTGGGATAACACCACATATCCCTGGTGGATTTATTACTCCTGACAATCTTATAAAAATAGCTGAAGTTGCGAAAAAGTATAATGCTGTTCTAAAAATAACATCTGGACAAAGAATATTAATAACTAATCTTCAGGAAGAAGATTTAGAAAACATATGGAATGAACTAGGCATGGAACCAGCTGTTAAAAATATTTACTCAGTAAAAAATGTTGAAATATGTCCAGCTGCCTTCTGTAAAAGATCAAAGGCAAATACCATGACAATTGGAATGAGACTTTCTAAAAAGTTTCACGGTGCATCTATGCCTAATAGAGCAAAAATCGGAGTTGCAGGTTGTAGAAATGCCTGTGGTGGGGTTTACTCAAAGGATGTTGGTGTAATTGCTGACAAAACTGGTTTTAGAGTGACTGCTGGTGGATCTTCTGGCTATAATCCTAGAATTGCAGACATAATCGCAGTAGATGTTACAGAAGAAATAGCTTATGAATTAGTAGAGAAAATATTTGCTTTCTATCAAAAGAATGCTAGTTTTGGAGAAAAAGTTAGTGATTTTATTGAGAGAATTGGTTTAGATAAGTTTAAAAAAGGAGTAGATGCTCAAGATCCTAAGGAATTTGATTATAATCATCAAAATGAAATTGTATAG
- a CDS encoding glucose PTS transporter subunit IIA gives MKKLFSVLQKIGKSLMLPVSVLPAAGLLLRFGQPDLLNIPYMAQAGDAIFTNLPMIFAVGVAIGFSGGEAVAALAAVVGQLILQAIIKVASANAALALATKTASEQHVSLDAFVNSSAYADIVSKTTINMGVFGGIIIGLIAGALYNRFHDIKLPQVLGFFGGKRFVPIITSIAALIFATIGVQIWGPIQDGINTFSQWASTSVLGPAFYAAGKRLLIPVGLHHMYYPAFLYQFGEYVSNGVTYFGDSGRYFHGDPNAGIFMASEYPVLMFGLPGAAVAMIAAAKKENRKKVAGMMISAAFVAFLTGITEPIEFSFIFVAPILFVFHVAAAFLSGIITSLLHIRLGYTFSASFIDYLLGFKFAGHPLLIWVVGIIYFAMYFVVFYFTIKATNAKTPGREDEDENAIAPINAKGSERAAKVLEAIGGKDNIEVLDACITRLRLTLKDPSVVDQATLKALGAAGILVAGSNVQAIFGTEAEKIKDDIKAIIANGGYVPTTSAVEVNEIAEDTKKVASGTVANLATPIEGEIVTLDKVPDEVFAGKMLGDGFAIIPVGNEVHAPADGEVKVLFPTKHAVAIETIDGLEMLIHVGIDTVELNGEGFIAHVNQGDKVKKGDLLLTFDLDIIKEKAKSNITPVIVTNMDAVKEINVQLGNKKDGENSADITLN, from the coding sequence ATGAAGAAACTTTTTTCAGTACTTCAAAAGATAGGTAAGTCATTAATGTTACCAGTATCAGTTTTACCAGCTGCCGGTTTACTATTAAGATTTGGACAACCAGACTTACTAAACATACCTTACATGGCTCAAGCAGGTGATGCAATATTCACTAACTTACCAATGATATTTGCTGTTGGTGTAGCCATAGGATTTTCAGGGGGAGAAGCTGTAGCTGCTTTAGCTGCTGTAGTAGGTCAATTAATATTACAAGCAATTATAAAAGTAGCAAGTGCTAATGCTGCTTTAGCGTTAGCAACAAAAACAGCATCAGAGCAACATGTTTCATTAGATGCTTTTGTAAACTCATCAGCATATGCTGACATAGTATCAAAAACAACTATTAACATGGGAGTTTTTGGTGGAATAATAATAGGGTTAATTGCAGGTGCTTTATATAATAGGTTCCATGATATAAAATTACCTCAAGTATTAGGTTTTTTTGGTGGAAAAAGATTTGTTCCAATTATAACATCTATTGCAGCTTTAATATTTGCAACAATTGGCGTGCAAATATGGGGACCAATTCAAGATGGAATTAATACATTTTCACAATGGGCAAGTACATCAGTCTTAGGTCCAGCATTTTATGCTGCTGGTAAGAGATTACTTATTCCTGTTGGATTACATCATATGTACTATCCAGCATTCTTATATCAATTTGGTGAATATGTTTCAAATGGTGTAACTTACTTTGGTGACTCAGGAAGGTATTTCCATGGAGATCCAAATGCGGGTATCTTCATGGCTTCAGAATATCCTGTATTGATGTTTGGACTTCCTGGAGCAGCTGTTGCTATGATTGCTGCTGCAAAAAAAGAGAACCGAAAGAAAGTAGCGGGTATGATGATTTCAGCTGCATTTGTTGCCTTCTTAACAGGAATAACTGAGCCAATAGAATTCTCTTTCATATTCGTAGCACCAATACTATTTGTATTCCATGTTGCTGCAGCATTTTTATCCGGAATAATTACTAGCTTATTACATATAAGATTAGGATATACATTCTCAGCATCATTTATTGATTATCTACTAGGATTTAAATTTGCAGGACATCCATTACTTATTTGGGTAGTTGGTATAATATATTTTGCTATGTATTTTGTTGTATTCTACTTTACAATAAAAGCTACAAATGCAAAAACACCAGGTAGAGAAGATGAAGATGAAAATGCAATTGCACCGATTAATGCAAAAGGTAGCGAAAGAGCAGCCAAAGTATTAGAAGCAATTGGTGGAAAAGATAATATAGAAGTTTTAGATGCTTGTATAACAAGATTAAGACTAACATTAAAAGATCCTTCAGTAGTTGACCAAGCGACACTAAAAGCCCTTGGAGCTGCTGGTATATTAGTTGCAGGAAGTAATGTTCAAGCAATTTTTGGAACTGAAGCAGAAAAAATCAAAGATGATATAAAAGCTATAATTGCTAATGGCGGATACGTTCCGACTACAAGTGCGGTTGAAGTTAATGAAATAGCAGAAGATACTAAAAAAGTAGCTAGCGGAACAGTAGCTAATTTAGCAACTCCAATTGAGGGAGAAATAGTTACTTTAGATAAGGTACCAGATGAAGTTTTTGCAGGTAAAATGTTAGGGGACGGATTTGCAATAATTCCAGTAGGAAATGAAGTACATGCCCCGGCTGACGGAGAAGTAAAAGTATTATTCCCAACTAAGCATGCAGTAGCAATTGAAACTATTGATGGACTTGAAATGTTGATTCATGTTGGTATTGATACTGTTGAATTAAATGGTGAAGGTTTTATAGCGCACGTAAACCAAGGAGATAAAGTTAAAAAGGGTGATTTATTATTAACTTTTGATCTAGACATAATTAAAGAAAAAGCTAAGAGTAATATTACTCCAGTGATTGTTACAAATATGGATGCAGTAAAAGAAATTAACGTTCAATTAGGAAACAAAAAGGATGGAGAAAATTCAGCAGACATAACTTTAAATTAA
- a CDS encoding transcription antiterminator has product MEEYVIKKVLNNNVVIAEKDSNEFVLVGKGIGFNTTKGTRLPEDKIENIFIKQSFKSKENFNRVLQDINGEIVGISEEIISLCEKELDVKINGAIHVSLPDHINFAITRANEGIRIENPFLHELEALYSKEYALAEKALNMINERFNIKLPNDEIGFICMHINAAIGEQEVGATLAYTKKVGEIMDFLYKLLGKTPDRGSLGYVRTITHLNFMIERVKNKKNIKNNLLDIIKKEFYNQYDIAIKVAIKMENLFSIKIPEDEIGYIALHINRIKEL; this is encoded by the coding sequence ATGGAGGAGTACGTAATAAAAAAAGTTTTAAATAATAATGTTGTAATTGCTGAAAAAGATTCTAATGAATTTGTTTTAGTGGGTAAAGGTATTGGATTTAATACAACAAAAGGTACTAGACTTCCAGAAGATAAGATAGAAAATATATTTATAAAGCAATCATTTAAATCAAAAGAAAACTTTAATAGAGTTTTACAGGATATAAATGGTGAAATAGTAGGAATTTCAGAAGAAATAATTTCATTATGTGAAAAGGAATTGGATGTTAAAATTAATGGTGCTATACATGTATCCCTTCCAGATCATATTAATTTTGCAATTACAAGAGCAAATGAAGGAATACGAATTGAAAATCCATTTTTACATGAGTTAGAAGCTTTATACTCAAAAGAATATGCACTTGCTGAAAAAGCTCTAAATATGATAAATGAAAGATTTAATATTAAATTACCTAATGATGAGATTGGCTTTATCTGTATGCATATTAATGCAGCTATAGGAGAGCAAGAAGTTGGAGCAACTTTAGCCTATACTAAAAAAGTAGGCGAGATTATGGATTTCTTATATAAGCTTTTAGGAAAAACACCAGATAGAGGTTCTTTAGGCTATGTGAGAACCATTACTCACTTAAATTTTATGATAGAGAGAGTTAAAAATAAAAAAAATATTAAAAATAATTTGCTTGACATAATAAAAAAAGAATTTTATAATCAGTACGACATTGCGATAAAAGTTGCAATAAAGATGGAAAATTTATTTTCTATTAAGATTCCTGAAGATGAGATAGGATATATCGCTCTTCATATAAATAGAATTAAAGAATTATAA
- a CDS encoding DUF4489 domain-containing protein translates to MNLICEGYDNRESNVVLNAATGGVGPFPVFTTPLIKNVPVVSVTIDTTTLRDPSVLLSFTAQINMPAELNVNLAFTIKRSNNQGVEQTIGGTYVFSSIAELLEAESFAFQFLDTINTKGIYTYSIQLAANSFIGIAPGLTITNATLSALAVG, encoded by the coding sequence ATGAATTTAATTTGCGAAGGCTATGATAATAGGGAATCAAATGTAGTGTTAAATGCTGCAACTGGAGGCGTAGGACCATTTCCTGTTTTTACAACCCCGCTTATAAAAAATGTTCCAGTAGTAAGTGTTACAATTGATACTACAACACTTAGAGATCCTTCAGTATTACTATCATTTACGGCTCAAATAAATATGCCAGCAGAACTAAATGTAAATTTAGCGTTTACTATAAAAAGATCTAATAACCAAGGTGTAGAGCAAACAATAGGGGGAACCTATGTATTCTCATCAATAGCAGAATTGCTTGAAGCAGAATCATTTGCATTTCAATTTTTAGATACTATCAATACAAAAGGAATTTATACCTATAGTATTCAACTAGCTGCAAATTCCTTTATAGGTATAGCGCCAGGCTTGACAATAACAAATGCAACATTAAGTGCATTAGCAGTAGGCTGA
- a CDS encoding DUF4489 domain-containing protein, protein MSEVILRANTGGVGPFPVFTTPLVEEMPVVSVSIDTTPLRNPATLLTFTAQINMPAELNVNLAFTIKKYSSQGGVQTIGGTYVFSSIAELLEAEAFSFQFFDNGNARGNFTYTVQVAPNSFIGIAPGLTITNAVLSALAVDQA, encoded by the coding sequence ATGAGTGAAGTTATTTTAAGGGCAAACACAGGTGGTGTTGGACCATTTCCAGTTTTCACAACTCCACTAGTAGAGGAAATGCCTGTAGTAAGTGTTTCAATAGATACTACACCATTAAGAAATCCAGCGACTCTTTTAACTTTTACAGCTCAAATAAATATGCCAGCAGAATTAAATGTAAATTTGGCATTTACCATAAAAAAATATAGTTCACAAGGTGGGGTACAAACAATTGGGGGAACTTATGTATTTTCATCTATAGCTGAATTATTAGAAGCTGAGGCTTTTTCATTCCAGTTCTTTGACAATGGTAATGCTAGAGGAAATTTCACCTACACAGTACAAGTGGCACCAAATTCATTTATAGGTATTGCACCAGGATTAACGATTACTAATGCAGTTTTAAGCGCTTTAGCAGTCGACCAAGCATGA
- the fba gene encoding class II fructose-1,6-bisphosphate aldolase translates to MLVSAKEMLNKAREGKYAVGQFNINNLEWTKAILLTAQENNSPVILGVSEGAGKYMGGYTTVVGMVNGLIKELNITVPVSLHIDHGSYEGALKVIEAGFSSVMFDGSHYSIEENIEKTKEIIRIAGEKGISVEAEVGSIGGEEDGVVGAGEIADPSECKQIAELGVTMLAAGIGNIHGKYPANWKGLDFTALAAIKDATGDVPLVLHGGTGIPADMIQKAISLGVAKINVNTECQLAFAEATRKYIEAGKDLEGKGFDPRKLLGPGFEAIKATVKEKMELFGSVNKA, encoded by the coding sequence ATGTTAGTTTCAGCAAAAGAAATGTTAAACAAGGCTAGAGAAGGGAAATACGCTGTTGGTCAATTCAACATTAACAACTTAGAATGGACTAAAGCTATTTTATTAACTGCTCAAGAAAACAATTCACCTGTAATATTAGGTGTATCTGAAGGAGCAGGAAAATATATGGGTGGTTACACTACTGTAGTAGGTATGGTTAATGGATTAATTAAAGAGTTAAATATAACTGTTCCAGTATCATTACACATAGACCACGGCAGCTACGAAGGTGCTTTAAAAGTAATCGAAGCTGGTTTCTCATCAGTAATGTTCGATGGATCTCATTATTCAATCGAAGAAAATATTGAAAAGACAAAAGAAATCATCAGAATCGCTGGAGAAAAAGGTATTTCTGTAGAAGCAGAAGTTGGTTCAATCGGTGGAGAAGAAGATGGTGTTGTTGGAGCAGGTGAAATAGCTGATCCATCAGAATGTAAGCAAATAGCTGAATTAGGAGTTACTATGTTAGCTGCTGGTATTGGAAATATCCATGGTAAATACCCTGCAAACTGGAAGGGATTAGATTTCACTGCATTAGCTGCTATTAAAGATGCTACTGGTGATGTTCCTCTAGTTTTACATGGTGGTACTGGAATTCCTGCTGACATGATCCAAAAAGCTATATCTTTAGGAGTTGCTAAAATAAATGTTAATACTGAATGTCAATTAGCATTTGCAGAAGCTACTCGTAAGTATATAGAAGCTGGAAAAGACTTAGAAGGAAAAGGATTCGATCCTCGTAAACTATTAGGACCAGGATTCGAAGCTATAAAAGCTACAGTTAAAGAAAAAATGGAACTATTCGGATCAGTAAACAAAGCTTAG
- a CDS encoding sensor domain-containing diguanylate cyclase translates to MNNTINRDSINLLLLEINKIKYVNYEKTLTLANETLVMSEKIGYELGCAISKYFLSEAYYNTGNYENSIDLTYYSLDIFIKEGLYDLQCGCYNQLGIIFSELGEYDRSMDFYSKAEETATLIDCNKKFDENSSTKKSMVRTLNNISEIYKFLNDYHEALNYCKTAYEIDKEFDYSFSKGITLLSLGELYYLLEDYDKSTELSYTALKYFNKYNYKMPESDCYKLLALSYWKKSDFIKAEDYFDIALNINKNHSPVFYKIDILINYFEYLKERGNVNKALSKLKEACILAIKSNMTEKISETSSLLSMFYGELGDYENSYKYSKMHYENERENLYAFHNHLANNLKIKKRMNEMIVNNENLKSRSDSLQTIIEKISIISELGQKITSTLNLNKIIDILHSSIKNLIDFTYLGVGLYDEESSTVNYLDVFDEGKKRKKASLSIAEYESFTSRCITNSEFIIVNDMSSEYLDHMDEETYRFKINKKDQELNSLIFCPLIINTKVIGIMSIQSKEKHAFTAYHIEMIKSLSSYASIAINNAIKSSELEKEIEKTHAVQAQLRELNKKLLFLSENDSMTKIPNRRKLDSYLKDIWNRTLESGNRISLVLFDVDYFKEYNDNYGHLEGDKCIVKIAKILSTFENENFFAARYGGDEFIIVLPECSLNKARELCENLQEIVKFKNIPHAYSKVSDKVTLSLGVTSIVPNKNITIKDFIKKADTALYIAKKRGRNQIAII, encoded by the coding sequence ATGAATAATACTATAAATAGAGATTCAATCAATTTGCTTCTACTTGAAATTAATAAAATAAAATATGTTAATTACGAAAAGACTTTGACCCTTGCTAATGAAACCTTAGTAATGTCAGAAAAGATTGGCTACGAACTTGGATGCGCAATATCAAAATACTTTTTATCAGAAGCATATTATAATACTGGAAACTATGAAAACTCTATAGATTTAACTTATTATTCATTAGATATCTTTATAAAAGAAGGATTATATGACCTTCAATGTGGTTGTTATAACCAATTAGGTATTATATTTAGTGAATTAGGAGAATATGATCGGAGTATGGATTTTTATAGCAAAGCTGAGGAAACTGCTACTTTGATTGATTGTAATAAAAAATTTGATGAAAATTCTTCTACAAAAAAATCAATGGTTCGTACACTAAATAACATTTCAGAAATTTATAAATTTCTTAATGATTATCATGAGGCCCTAAATTATTGTAAAACTGCATATGAAATTGATAAAGAATTTGATTATTCGTTTTCTAAGGGAATAACCCTTTTAAGTTTAGGTGAATTATACTATTTGTTAGAAGATTATGATAAATCTACTGAACTTTCATATACTGCATTAAAATATTTTAATAAATATAATTATAAAATGCCAGAATCAGATTGCTATAAGCTACTAGCTTTATCCTATTGGAAAAAATCTGATTTTATAAAGGCAGAAGATTATTTTGATATTGCATTAAATATTAATAAAAATCACTCACCTGTTTTTTATAAGATTGACATATTAATAAATTACTTTGAGTATCTTAAAGAACGTGGTAATGTGAATAAAGCATTAAGTAAATTAAAAGAAGCTTGTATTTTAGCTATAAAGAGCAATATGACAGAAAAAATCTCTGAAACTTCTAGTTTACTTTCCATGTTTTACGGTGAATTAGGGGACTACGAGAATTCATATAAATACTCAAAAATGCATTATGAGAATGAAAGAGAAAATTTGTATGCTTTTCATAATCACTTAGCTAATAACTTAAAAATTAAAAAACGAATGAACGAAATGATAGTAAATAATGAAAATTTAAAAAGTAGGTCTGACTCACTTCAGACTATAATAGAGAAAATTTCAATAATAAGTGAATTAGGACAAAAAATCACCTCAACATTAAATTTAAACAAAATAATAGATATACTTCATTCAAGTATAAAAAACCTAATAGATTTCACATATCTTGGTGTTGGTTTATATGATGAAGAAAGTTCCACTGTAAATTACTTAGATGTTTTTGATGAAGGTAAAAAGAGAAAAAAAGCTAGTCTATCAATTGCTGAGTATGAAAGTTTTACAAGTAGATGCATTACTAATTCAGAATTTATCATTGTGAATGATATGAGTTCAGAATATCTAGATCATATGGATGAAGAAACCTATCGTTTTAAAATAAACAAAAAAGATCAAGAATTGAACTCACTTATATTTTGCCCACTAATAATAAACACTAAAGTTATAGGCATTATGTCTATTCAAAGTAAAGAAAAGCATGCTTTTACTGCTTATCATATTGAGATGATAAAATCTTTGTCTTCTTATGCTTCTATTGCAATTAACAATGCAATAAAATCATCTGAACTAGAAAAGGAAATAGAAAAAACTCACGCCGTACAAGCACAACTTAGGGAATTAAATAAGAAACTTCTCTTTTTATCAGAAAATGATAGCATGACTAAAATTCCAAATAGGAGAAAATTAGATAGTTACTTAAAGGATATATGGAATAGGACTTTAGAAAGTGGTAATCGTATTTCACTTGTACTATTTGATGTGGATTATTTTAAAGAATATAATGATAATTATGGACATTTAGAGGGAGATAAATGCATTGTTAAGATAGCTAAAATCTTATCTACTTTTGAAAATGAAAACTTTTTTGCTGCACGTTATGGTGGAGACGAGTTTATAATTGTATTGCCTGAGTGCTCATTAAATAAAGCTAGAGAGTTATGCGAAAATCTTCAAGAAATAGTTAAGTTCAAAAATATTCCTCATGCTTATTCTAAAGTATCTGATAAGGTAACGCTGTCACTTGGAGTAACTTCAATAGTTCCAAATAAAAATATTACTATTAAAGATTTTATAAAAAAGGCTGATACTGCTCTTTATATTGCAAAAAAACGTGGTAGAAATCAAATTGCTATAATTTAA
- the manZ gene encoding PTS mannose transporter subunit IID, which produces MSEKKLNNSDIKKMFVRSWFLLGSFNFERMQSVGFCVTLIPALKKLYKGDELKDALKRHLEFFNTQPFISAPIMGVTAAMEEQRANGAPIDDASISGVKVGLMGPLAGVGDPIFWGTLRPVLAALGASIAVGGSIVGPLIFFLGFNMIRLATKWYGLKYGYEKGTQLVSDMAGNALQKLTEGASILGLLVMGALVSKWTNVNVPFVVSRYTGTDGKEVVTTVQTILDQLMPGLIPLILTFVCMKLLKNKVNPLVIILGLFAVGIIGYALGILK; this is translated from the coding sequence ATGAGTGAAAAAAAATTAAATAATAGTGATATTAAAAAGATGTTCGTTCGTTCTTGGTTTCTTCTAGGATCATTTAACTTCGAAAGAATGCAATCAGTTGGATTTTGCGTTACTTTAATTCCAGCATTAAAAAAGTTATATAAGGGAGATGAATTAAAGGATGCTCTAAAGAGACATTTAGAGTTCTTTAACACTCAACCATTTATATCTGCTCCAATAATGGGAGTTACAGCAGCAATGGAGGAACAAAGAGCTAATGGTGCACCTATTGATGATGCATCAATAAGTGGAGTTAAGGTTGGACTTATGGGGCCATTAGCAGGGGTTGGAGATCCAATATTTTGGGGCACTTTAAGACCAGTATTAGCAGCACTAGGTGCATCTATTGCAGTGGGTGGAAGTATAGTTGGGCCATTAATATTCTTCCTCGGATTTAATATGATAAGACTAGCAACTAAATGGTATGGATTAAAATATGGTTATGAAAAAGGAACTCAATTGGTTTCGGATATGGCAGGTAATGCATTGCAAAAATTAACTGAAGGTGCTTCAATACTAGGACTTTTAGTTATGGGCGCATTAGTTTCAAAATGGACAAATGTTAATGTTCCATTTGTTGTTTCAAGATATACTGGAACGGATGGAAAAGAAGTAGTAACTACAGTACAAACAATTTTAGATCAATTAATGCCAGGACTAATACCACTAATATTAACATTTGTATGTATGAAGTTATTAAAGAATAAAGTAAATCCACTTGTAATAATACTAGGATTATTTGCAGTTGGTATAATTGGATATGCATTAGGAATTCTAAAATAA